DNA from Rhizobacter sp. J219:
CCAGCGTCATCGCCTCGATCTGGTCGTGCGTGACGTACACCGCCGAGGTGCCCAGGCGCTGGTGCAGGCGCTTGATCTCGGTGCGCATCTCCAGGCGCAGCTTGGCGTCGAGGTTCGACAGCGGCTCGTCGAAGAGGAAGATCGACGGGTCGCGCACCATCGCGCGGCCCATCGCCACCCGCTGCCGCTGGCCGCCCGAGAGCTGGCCGGGCTTGCGGTCGAGCAGTTGCTCGATCTGCAGCAGCGAGGCCACGCGCTTCAAGGCCGCGTCACGCTCGGCCTTGGCGGCGCCACGCATCTTGAGGCCGAAGGTGATGTTGCGCTCCACCGTCATGTTCGGGTAGAGCGCATACGACTGGAACACCATCGCGATGTCGCGGTCCTTCGGGTGCACATCGTTCACGCTCTTGCGGTCGATGCGGATCTCGCCTTCGGTGATGGGCTCCAGGCCGGCGATGAGGTTGAGCAGCGTCGACTTGCCACAGCCCGAGGGCCCGACCAGCACGAGGAATTCGCCGTCCTCGACGCTGAGCGACACGTCCTTCACGATGGGCGTGCGCCCGAAGGACTTCGACACGTTCACGAGTTCGAGGGAAGCCACCTTCAACCTTTCACGGCGCCCGCGGTCAGGCCGCGAACGAAATACTTGCCAGCGAGGAAATAGACCACCAGCGTGGGCAAGCCGGTGATGACCGCCGCGGCCATGTCGACGTCGTAGCGCTTGGTGGCCTGCGAGGTCTTCACGAGGTTGTTGAGCGCAACCGTGATGGTCTGGCCCGGCCCGTCGGTCAGCGTGGCGGCGAAGAGGAAGTCGTTCCAGATCTGCGTGAACTGCCAGATCACCGTCACCACGAAGATCGGTGCCGAGATCGGCAGCAGGATGTGCCAGAACACGCCGAAGAAGCCCGCGCCGTCGATGGTCGCGGCCTTCACCAGCTCGCGCGGGAGCGTCACGTAGTAGTTGCGGAAGAAGAGCGTGGTAAACCCGAGGCCGTAGACGATGTAGGCCGTCATCACGCCCCAGCCGGTGCTGCTGCCCATGCCGAGCGCCCCCAGCAGCTGCGCAAGCGGCAGGATGATGGCCTGGAACGGGATGAAGCAGCTGAAGAGCAGCAGCCCGAAGAGCAGGTTGGCGCCGCGGAAGGGCCACATGGTGAGCGCGTAGCCGTTGATCGCGCCGATCAGCGTGGAGACCACCACCGCCGGCAGCACCACCGCCAGCGAGTTGGCGAAGTAGGGCTTCATACCGCCGCAGTTCACGCTGATGCAGACCTCGCTCCAGGTCATGCGCCAGGTGTCCCACTGCAAGAGGCGCGGCAGCGCGAAGAGCGAGCTCTCGCGCATCTCCTCGGGCGGCTTGAACGAGGTGGCGAGCATCACGTACAGCGGCGCCAGGTAGTAGGCCGCGAAGAGCAGCAGCAGCGCATAGAGGCTGTAGCGTCCCAGGCGCCCCGCGGGCGTGGCGGCATACGTGGAGCGGAACTCACGAAACTCACTCATGCCGCCTCCCCGGCCGCAGCTCCGAGTAGAGGTAGGGCACCACGATCGCCATCACCGTGCACAGCATCATCACCGCCGTGGCCGAGCCCACCGCGATGTTGTTGCGCTGGAAGCTCATCGCATACATGAAGATCGACGGCAGGTCGGTCGCGTAGCCAGGCCCGCCGTTGGTCATCGCGATCACGAGGTCAAAGCTCTTCACCGCCAGGTGCGCGAGCACGACGATGGCCGAGAAGAACGCCGGCCGGATCGACGGGATGATGATGCCCCAGTAGATCTGCGGCATGGAGGCACCATCCATGTAGGCGGCCTTGACTACGTCCTGGTCGACGCCGCGCAGCGCCGCAAGGAACATCGCCATGATGAGCCCCGAGGTCTGCCACACGCCCGCGATCACGATGGTGTAGATCGCGTAGTCGGGGTTGATGATCCAGTCGAACTTGAAGCCGGTCCAGCCGAGCAGGTGCACCGAGCGCTCGAGCCCGAGACCCGGGTTGAGCATCCACTTCCACACCGTGCCGGTGACGATGAAGCTGAGCGCCATCGGGTACAGGAAGATCGCGCGCAGCGTGCCCTCGAAGCGGATGCGCTGGTCGAGCAGCACCGCGAGCAGCAGGCCCAACGCGAGGTTGAGCACCATGAAGAGCCCGCCGAAGATGAGCAGGTTGCGGATCGAGACGCCCCAGCGCTCCATCTGCCACAGGCGCGTGTAGGCATCGAATCCGATCAGCTCGTAGACCGGCATCATGCGCGAGCCGGTGAACGACATGTAGACGGTCCATGCGATGAAGCCGTAGACGAAGACGAGCGTGACCGCCGCCGTGGGCGCCATGATCAGCGCCGAGAGGTTCTGCTGCAGCCAACGGCGTGCGGACACCGTCGCTGGCCGCTGCCGGACGCCCGCGTCGCGCGCGACCACGGGCCGGTGCCGGCTCACGCTCCACGGTG
Protein-coding regions in this window:
- a CDS encoding ABC transporter ATP-binding protein, whose protein sequence is MASLELVNVSKSFGRTPIVKDVSLSVEDGEFLVLVGPSGCGKSTLLNLIAGLEPITEGEIRIDRKSVNDVHPKDRDIAMVFQSYALYPNMTVERNITFGLKMRGAAKAERDAALKRVASLLQIEQLLDRKPGQLSGGQRQRVAMGRAMVRDPSIFLFDEPLSNLDAKLRLEMRTEIKRLHQRLGTSAVYVTHDQIEAMTLASRIAVMRDGVLQQCADPKTVYDTPANMFVADFIGSPAMNFLPATLIQQGAVLGVHVGEQGGERAFFPLPRANGHHADRLGGEVVLGLRPEHLAPAESGQADAAQFECRIDVVEPTGTDTMLFFDWAGVRMVARTHPNSPVMPGDTVRMVVDTARASVFDPVTGDRI
- a CDS encoding carbohydrate ABC transporter permease; protein product: MSEFREFRSTYAATPAGRLGRYSLYALLLLFAAYYLAPLYVMLATSFKPPEEMRESSLFALPRLLQWDTWRMTWSEVCISVNCGGMKPYFANSLAVVLPAVVVSTLIGAINGYALTMWPFRGANLLFGLLLFSCFIPFQAIILPLAQLLGALGMGSSTGWGVMTAYIVYGLGFTTLFFRNYYVTLPRELVKAATIDGAGFFGVFWHILLPISAPIFVVTVIWQFTQIWNDFLFAATLTDGPGQTITVALNNLVKTSQATKRYDVDMAAAVITGLPTLVVYFLAGKYFVRGLTAGAVKG
- a CDS encoding carbohydrate ABC transporter permease, which encodes MAPTAAVTLVFVYGFIAWTVYMSFTGSRMMPVYELIGFDAYTRLWQMERWGVSIRNLLIFGGLFMVLNLALGLLLAVLLDQRIRFEGTLRAIFLYPMALSFIVTGTVWKWMLNPGLGLERSVHLLGWTGFKFDWIINPDYAIYTIVIAGVWQTSGLIMAMFLAALRGVDQDVVKAAYMDGASMPQIYWGIIIPSIRPAFFSAIVVLAHLAVKSFDLVIAMTNGGPGYATDLPSIFMYAMSFQRNNIAVGSATAVMMLCTVMAIVVPYLYSELRPGRRHE